The following coding sequences lie in one Apium graveolens cultivar Ventura chromosome 3, ASM990537v1, whole genome shotgun sequence genomic window:
- the LOC141710657 gene encoding uncharacterized protein LOC141710657, with translation MESAEYQRNKCAACYRQFNKMEHLVEHMRTSYHSGHEPMCGVCWKHCRSFESLREHLIGPLPKAECERIFKERGCHICLNILGSRNALRAHLNTCQLPRTSVNGLTHRMANLGIFDNMRNYENAGGRGVVALACKMVGGGSDGSLDLCARICLIDEYENIIFHTYVKPLLAVTNFRYETTGIRAEMMRDAMGVRQVQRKIQEFLSNGEPMWKIRPKSGKARILVGHGLDHDLKCLEVDYPGIMIRDTAKYPPLLKTSKLSNSLKYLTKAYLGYDIQTGVQDPYDDCVATMRLYKKMKYQLHNKAEDMPLATENRNNYSSRRSNELERMRPDELLRISASDYYCWCLDS, from the exons ATGGAGTCTGCAGAGTACCAAAG GAACAAGTGTGCAGCATGCTATAGACAATTCAACAAGATGGAGCACTTGGTGGAACACATGAGGACCTCGTACCATTCTGGCCATGAACCCATGTGTGGTGTCTGTTGGAAACATTGTCGATCATTTGAGTCCCTTAGGGAGCACCTTATAG GGCCATTGCCAAAAGCTGAATGTGAAAGGATATTTAAAGAGCGTGGATGTCACATCTGTCTAAACATTCTTGGCAGCCGCAATGCTCTTAGGGCTCACCTGAACACATGTCAGCTCCCCCGCACCAGTGTTAAC GGGTTGACACATCGCATGGCAAACTTGGGGATTTTTGACAATATGAGAAATTATGAAAATGCAGGAGGTAGGGGAGTGGTTGCACTTGCTTGCAAGATGGTTGGAGGGGGAAGTGACGGCTCCTTGGATCTTTGTGCTAGGATTTGTCTCATTGATGAATATGAGAACATTATTTTCCATACCTATGTCAAACCCCTACTTGCTGTCACTAACTTTAG GTATGAAACAACAGGCATACGAGCAGAGATGATGAGAGATGCAATGGGAGTGCGGCAAGTTCAAAGGAAAATTCAAGAATTTCTAAGCAATGGAGAACCGATGTGGAAAATCCGACCTAAGAGTGGGAAAGCAAGAATCCTTGTTGGTCATGGGTTGGATCACGATCTGAAATGTTTAGAGGTGGATTACCCGGGAATAATGATCAG GGATACTGCAAAATATCCTCCATTACTGAAAACCAGCAAGCTTAGCAACTCACTAAAGTACCTAACAAAAGCATACCTTGG TTACGACATTCAGACAGGTGTACAAGATCCTTACGATGATTGTGTGGCAACAATGCGGCTATACAAGAAAATGAAGTACCAACTTCATAATAAAGCTGAGGACATGCCTCTTGCCACTGAAAACCGTAACAATTATAGTTCACGGAGGTCGAATGAACTTGAGAGGATGAGGCCAGATGAACTTTTGCGGATCTCGGCTTCTGATTACTACTGCTGGTGCTTGGATTCTTAA
- the LOC141714071 gene encoding uncharacterized protein LOC141714071, producing the protein MASDRSWIGRNRFNESKYLTEEYKAGVDRFIEFAIKHSEKKDNGLIKCAGRDCGNKYFKKPSTVKNDLYRYGIMQWYTTWDCHGEKNISQVEVGTSSGYRDDDMYDAHDEDDFDDCEDFEKETNETAKQFYKMVNTASEPIYPNNTNYTTLEFSMKLLEWKNKHNCSNNGFDDLLHLIGLVLPDDHKLPEKYYNMWKMIKGLHMEYEKIDACENDCMLFYKEHSGKTKCDICNGDRYQKQKDPKKQKIPRKILRYFPIIMRLQRLFMVETTAKAMRWHHDRIAVEGELSHPADGDEWKNLIKDFKDFQMRFEM; encoded by the coding sequence ATGGCATCCGATCGTAGTTGGATTGGTCGTAACCGCTTTAATGAGTCAAAATATTTAACGGAAGAATATAAAGCCGGTGTGGATAGATTCATTGAATTTGCTATTAAACATAGCGAAAAAAAAGATAACGGTCTTATAAAATGTGCGGGCCGAGATTGTGGAAATAAGTACTTTAAGAAGCCTAGTACCGTTAAAAATGATTTGTATCGATATGGTATCATGCAATGGTATACTACATGGGATTGTCATGGGGAGAAAAATATATCACAAGTCGAGGTTGGAACGAGTTCTGGATATAGAGACGATGATATGTATGATGCACATGATGAGGATGATTTTGATGATTGCGAGGATTTTGAGAAAGAAACAAATGAAACGGCAAAACAATTTTACAAGATGGTGAATACCGCTtctgaaccaatttatccaaacAATACCAATTATACAACATTGGAGTTCTCAATGAAGTTGCTTGAGTGGAAAAATAAGCATAATTGCAGTAACAATGGCTTTGATGACTTACTTCATCTCATTGGATTAGTACTACCCGATGATCATAAATTGCCCGAAAAGTACTACAACATGTGGAAGATGATTAAAGGATTGCATATGGAATATGAGAAAATTGATGCTTGCGAGAATGATTGCATGTTATTTTACAAAGAGCATAGTGGCAAGACAAAGTGTGATATATGCAATGGAGACAGATACCAGAAGCAGAAAGATCCTAAAAAACAGAAGATTCCACGAAAAATCTTGCGTTACTTTCCTATTATCATGAGATTGCAGCGTTTATTCATGGTCGAGACTACTGCAAAAGCTATGAGATGGCACCATGATAGAATTGCAGTTGAAGGTGAATTAAGTCACCCAGCGGATGGAGATGAATGGAAAAATTTGATCAAAGATTTCAAAGATTTTCAAATGAGATTCGAAATGTAA